Part of the Fundulus heteroclitus isolate FHET01 chromosome 20, MU-UCD_Fhet_4.1, whole genome shotgun sequence genome, AAAGATGCCATTTAATCTGGTAGGTGTAACACTCAGTTcttataaaaagataaaaacagacaaataaactgaaaaaaatattagaaattatCAAATAAGGCaaggaaagtttatttatatagcacttttcagtaacaagatgatttaaagtactggtaaaaaaaaaattaaaataagtggaaaaaacaaacaaaaaaactctgacaaataataaaagataaattatttttgtggATGGGAAACCCAAGAAAAGGCTAagtataatgaaaaaaaagaaactttatgcatataaataagtaatatatatagatagatagatagatagatagatagatagatagatagatagatagatagatagatagatagatagatagatagatagatagatagatagatagatagatagatagatagatagatagatagatagatagatagatagatagatagatagatagatagatagatagatagatagatagatagatagatagatagatagaacatAACAGCTTGAACATAACAGCTAAAAAAGCAAAGAGATAAATGACAAGGACagagaaggaaaaggaaaacaacgACCACAAcccaacaaaagtaaaacatattatTAGTATTAGGTCCAAGGAAGAGTCCCAGCATGCACCATGGGTCTGACTGATTAATTGTGCAACATCCAGTTGAGGGCTGGATTATTGATATTTGCATCTCCGTATGTAAATACCCACAAAGTGTACTATCAACTTTATGTTCTTTGGTAATATTTAACAGCTGAGAATACTTTCACCGacctttttttgcttctttgctttttctttcttcctgggAGATTTTGTCAGCtctgaaaaacaacacaaagaagcTTTAATCCTCCGGAGACATTAATGTAAATGCCGCTTTgagcaacttgtttttaaaatgaaggtGCAAACACTGGAGTTCATATTTACCCACAATAACAACAGGGGGAGGGTCTATCTGAAGGCTTTGAGACAAAGCATTGGAAGCAACGACCCTATTGGTTGACAGCCTGTCATCAGGAATCATGTGGGCTGAGCCAAGGTAGTACTGAGTCACAGCGAGGACAAAGCAGCCCAGCAGCAGGAAGGCATGCATCTTTCtctggaacaaaacaaagacatgcCTGCCGCTTATTCATTTGAACACACATTTATGCATATAATCAAAGATATGCAGCCGCTTGGTCAATCAAAGATATGCAGActaaacatttcctgttctCTGCATCGGAGTAATGAGCGAGATTGCAGTTTTAAACTTTAGATTCAGATGTTCACATCCTTTTCCTGCAGGTTTGGTGGAAATGCTTTTCAAACTACATGACTTGGGTCAGACATTTTGGGTTTCTTTCCAGAAGCTTCTCTCTAGTTTGCAGCTTTTCACCTCTGCCCACATATTTTCTACAGGTCTGAGATCAGGGCATTGTGACGGCGGTTCCAGAACATCGACTTTGTTGTGACCTGTTTGTGCTCGTTAGCGTGACCTTCTAGCTGCTGGATGATGCAGAAAATAAAGAGGTGTAGACGAATAATCACGTAGCAGCTGTGCGTGGTTTATTGAAGTCATTCCTGTAGAACAAGGAAGTAGCAGACCAAGACGCTCCATCCCTGACCGATTTAAAACTGCTGGATTATATACAGAGTTACTAATAGTCTCCTGGGCCTCTTCC contains:
- the asip1 gene encoding agouti signaling protein 1 — translated: MHAFLLLGCFVLAVTQYYLGSAHMIPDDRLSTNRVVASNALSQSLQIDPPPVVIVELTKSPRKKEKAKKQKKSKFVKKHPPPPPPPANCVPLWGSCKSPGNVCCDVCAFCQCRLFKTVCFCRMGNPRC